The Cricetulus griseus strain 17A/GY chromosome 9, alternate assembly CriGri-PICRH-1.0, whole genome shotgun sequence genome has a segment encoding these proteins:
- the Bcam gene encoding LOW QUALITY PROTEIN: basal cell adhesion molecule isoform X2 (The sequence of the model RefSeq protein was modified relative to this genomic sequence to represent the inferred CDS: inserted 3 bases in 2 codons) translates to MEPPDARAGLLWLALLLAGHSGAQAEVHVSVPPLVEVLQGELITLDCKPRERPEHYVLEWFLVDASGSRHHLASVEPQGSELLSTVHNSRGRSPPYQLDSRGRLVIEKAQVGDERDYVCVVKAGSEGTSEATSRVRVFAIPEATEVIPNKGTLSVMEEFAQEIATCNSHNGNPVPRITWYRNGQRLDVPMEMKTDGYMTSRTVREASSLYSLTSTLYLKVYKEDRDAKFHCASHYKLPSNDHGRLDSPTFQLTLHYPTENVEFWVGSPSTTEGWVREGDAVQLFCQGDGSPSPEYSFFRIQDKQEKQLNVSLRGNFTLEGIRRNESGVYGCRVEDYDAPEEAQLVKSLELHVAYLDPLLLSVPEEVSVFLNSSDTVVDCSARGLPAPTVRWTKDSVTLANGPKLSLNSVTFDSAGTYTCEASTPIVPLLSRTQSFQLLVEGPPEIKPNEIKPISGNGWTEGDEVMLTCSARGYPEPKLTWTQRGHTPAETPSEGKGWRSSSMMVKVTSALSREGVSCEASNIHGKIEHVFHFGSVAPQTAQAGVAVMAVAVSVGLLLLVVAAFYCMRRKGRPGCCRRAEKGAPPAREPEMSHSGSDRPEQTGLLMGGPSFLLQPWPSLPSSXCWTGTHSGQRPQGGKEGGXGWEGAFLQGM, encoded by the exons ATGGAGCCCCCAGACGCCCGCGCAGGGCTGCTGTGGCTCGCCCTCCTCCTGGCGGGACACTCAG GTGCCCAGGCTGAGGTGCACGTGTCTGTACCCCCTCTGGTGGAGGTGTTGCAAGGAGAGCTGATCACCCTGGACTGCAAGCCTCGGGAGCGCCCTGAGCATTACGTGCTGGAGTGGTTCCTT GTTGATGCTTCCGGGTCCCGGCATCACCTGGCTTCCGTGGAGCCACAGGGCTCAGAGCTCCTGAGCACAGTCCACAACTCTCGGGGCCGCAGTCCCCCATACCAGCTGGACTCCCGAGGTCGCCTGGTGATAGAAAAAGCCCAGGTGGGGGATGAGCGGGACTACGTGTGCGTGGTGAAGGCTGGGTCAGAGGGCACCTCCGAGGCCACCTCAAGAGTCCGTGTGTTTG CGATCCCCGAGGCTACGGAGGTGATTCCCAACAAAGGGACGCTGTCCGTGATGGAGGAGTTTGCCCAGGAG ATTGCTACCTGCAACAGCCACAACGGAAACCCGGTGCCCCGGATCACGTGGTACCGGAATGGGCAGCGCCTGGATGTGCCCATGGAGATGAAAACGG ACGGCTACATGACGAGCCGCACCGTCCGGGAGGCCTCCAGCCTGTATTCCCTGACCAGCACCCTGTACCTGAAGGTCTACAAGGAGGATCGAGATGCCAAATTCCACTGCGCCTCTCACTACAAGTTACCCTCGAACGATCACGGCCGCCTGGACAGCCCGACCTTCCAGCTCACTCTGCACT ATCCAACAGAGAATGTAGAGTTCTGGGTGGGGAGTCCATCCACCACAGAAGGCTGGGTACGTGAGGGTGACGCTGTCCAGCTGTTCTGCCAGGGTGATGGTAGCCCCAGCCCAGAGTACTCCTTTTTCCGAATACAG GACAAGCAGGAGAAACAGCTAAATGTCAGCCTCAGGGGGAACTTTACCCTGGAGGGCATTCGTCGGAATGAGAGTGGGGTCTACGGCTGCAGAGTGGAAGACTACGATGCCCCCGAGGAAGCACAACTTGTCAAGAGCCTTGAGCTGCATGTGGCCT ATCTGGATCCCTTGTTGCTGAGTGTGCCCGAGGAGGTCTCCGTGTTCCTGAACAGCAGTGACACAGTTGTGGACTGCTCAGCCAGAGGCCTGCCTGCTCCTACTGTGCGCTGGACCAAG GATTCTGTGACCCTCGCAAACGGGCCCAAGCTCTCTCTCAACTCTGTTACCTTTGACTCTGCGGGCACCTACACATGCGAGGCCTCTACACCCATAGTCCCCCTCCTGAGCCGGACACAGAGTTTCCAGCTGCTGGTCGAAG GGCCACCAGAGATAAAACCAAACGAGATAAAGCCCATATCCGGGAATGGCTGGACGGAAGGAGATGAAGTGATGCTGACCTGCTCCGCCCGAGGCTACCCGGAACCCAAACTCACCTGGACTCAGCGAGGCCATACT CCAGCAGAGACGCCCTCTGAGGGCAAAGGCTGGAGGAGCAGCTCGATGATGGTGAAAGTGACCAGCGCCCTGAGCCGAGAGGGCGTGTCCTGTGAGGCTTCTAACATCCACGGCAAGATAGAACACGTGTTCCACTTTGGCTCTG TGGCCCCCCAGACCGCCCAGGCTGGAGTGGCTGTCATGGCCGTAGCCGTCAGCGTGGGTCTCCTGCTGCTCGTGGTCGCTGCTTTCTATTGCATGAGACGCAAGGGGCGCCCCGGCTGCTGCCGGCGAGCAGAGAAGGGGGCTCC gccagccagggaacCAGAAATGAGCCACTCTGGCTCGGATCGTCCAGAACAGACGGGCCTTCTCATGGGCGGGC cctccttcctcctccagccttggccctcccttccttcct gctgctGGACAGGGACCCACAGTGGCCAGCGGCctcagggagggaaagagggagg gggctgggaggGGGCCTTCCTCCAGGGAATGTAA